One genomic window of Mastomys coucha isolate ucsf_1 unplaced genomic scaffold, UCSF_Mcou_1 pScaffold8, whole genome shotgun sequence includes the following:
- the Hspb3 gene encoding heat shock protein beta-3, whose protein sequence is MAKIILRHLIETPVRYQEEFEARGLEDCRLDHALYALPGPTIEDLRKARGTGTPQAPAEESASTEMPPGENKSRFQILLDVVQFLPEDIIIQTFEGWLLIKAQHGTRMDEHGFISRSFTRQYKLPDGVETKDLSAILCHDGILVVEVKDPLGTK, encoded by the coding sequence ATGGCAAAAATCATTTTGAGGCACCTCATAGAGACCCCAGTGCGTTATCAGGAGGAGTTTGAAGCTCGAGGCTTGGAAGACTGCAGACTGGATCATGCTCTATACGCACTGCCCGGGCCAACCATCGAGGACCTGAGGAAAGCCAGAGGCACAGGCACGCCACAGGCTCCTGCAGAGGAATCAGCCTCCACCGAGATGCCACCTGGAGAAAACAAATCCCGCTTCCAGATCCTGCTGGATGTGGTCCAGTTCCTGCCTGAGGACATCATCATCCAGACCTTCGAGGGCTGGCTGCTGATCAAGGCACAGCACGGAACCAGAATGGACGAACACGGGTTTATATCACGGAGTTTCACCAGACAGTACAAACTGCCAGATGGAGTGGAAACCAAAGATTTGTCTGCCATCCTCTGTCATGATGGAATCTTGGTGGTGGAAGTAAAGGATCCACTAGGGACCAAGTGA